Proteins found in one Passer domesticus isolate bPasDom1 chromosome 16, bPasDom1.hap1, whole genome shotgun sequence genomic segment:
- the TSHZ2 gene encoding teashirt homolog 2 isoform X1, with translation MAVPTGEWKSSGSTWTGYVQEEDLKEEEDIKEEEEDDDDNNSTAQLQSSNDTGTDEEHEVGPEQKGNFSFQNSPVSHISNQDVENESLLSDGSDHVADIKNICSREPQDPKSSAHPKAQSEAHDCMDKMTAVYANILSDSYWTGLGLGFKLSNSEKRSCDNRNGGNKADFDWHQDALSKSLQQNLPSRPVSKPNLFSSVQLYRQSSKMCGTVFTGASRFRCRQCSAAYDTLVELTVHMNETGHYQDDNHKKDKHRPTSYSKPRKRAFQDMDKEDAQKVLKCMFCGDSFDSLQDLSVHMIKTKHYQKVPLKEPVPTISSKMVTPAKKRVFDVNRPCSPDSTTGSFSDTFSPQKNANLQLSSNNRYGYQNGASYTWQFEACKSQILKCMECGSSHDTLQQLTTHMMVTGHFLKVTSSASKKGKQLVLDPLAVEKMQSLSEAPASDSPVSKSTSKSSAECIGPASELKKESKKDKADDANKDEKAMKTEEYEDTLQKPLDPTMKYQYLREEDLEDGSKGGGDILKSLENTVTTAINKAQNGAPSWSAYPSIHAAYQLSEGAKPSLPVGSQVLQIRPTMTNKLRPIAPKWKVMPLVPISANVSQCTQVKKEAEDKEEVQKDYAKEGVQAEPASLSQSEREPLLKAEASVEPKKTEPCPLKEEDKIKEDSGKEKPVLKEPPAASLSNGCAAANHSSELPCVNPLSALQSVLNNHLGKATEPLQPQSNCSPSSSTISMFHKPNLNMMEKPVLSPAPTPPKPASVSRHYLFENNDQPIDLTKSKGKKAESAQAQSCTSPPQKHALSDIADMVKVLPKATTPKPAASSRIPSMKLEIDVRRFEDVSTEVSTLHKRKGRQSNWNPQHLLILQAQFASSLFQTSEGKYLLSDLGPQERMQISKFTGLSMTTISHWLANVKYQLRKTGGTKFLKNMDKGHPVFYCSDCASQFRTPSTYISHLESHLGFQMKDMNRLAVEQQTKVEQEISRVSVQRSPETIAGEEDTDSKFKCKLCCRTFASKHAVKLHLSKTHSKSPEHHSQFVAEVDEE, from the coding sequence GTTATGTCCAAGAGGAAGATttaaaggaagaggaagatataaaggaggaggaagaagatgaTGATGACAACAACTCcactgctcagctgcagagcagcaatgaCACTGGCACGGATGAGGAGCACGAAGTGGGTCCTGAGCAGAAAGGGAACTTCAGTTTCCAGAATTCCCCTGTCAGTCACATATCCAACCAGGACGTGGAGAACGAATCACTACTGAGTGACGGTAGTGACCATGTGGCAGATATCAAAAACATCTGCTCCAGGGAGCCCCAGGACCCCAAAAGCAGCGCCCACCCCAAAGCCCAGAGCGAAGCACACGATTGCATGGATAAAATGACAGCAGTCTATGCCAACATCCTGTCGGACTCTTACTGGACAGGCTTGGGGCTGGGTTTCAAGTTGTCCAACTCTGAAAAGAGGAGTTGCGACAACAGGAACGGAGGGAACAAAGCTGATTTCGATTGGCACCAAGACGCACTGTCCAAAAGCTTGCAGCAGAATTTACCTTCCAGGCCTGTCTCCAAGCCCAACCTGTTCAGCTCGGTGCAGCTCTACAGGCAGAGCAGCAAAATGTGCGGGACTGTGTTCACGGGCGCCAGCCGGTTCCGCTGCCGGCAGTGCAGCGCTGCCTATGACACCTTGGTAGAGCTCACGGTCCACATGAACGAGACAGGCCACTACCAGGATGACAACCACAAAAAGGACAAGCACAGACCTACCAGCTACTCCAAGCCCCGGAAAAGGGCGTTCCAGGACATGGACAAGGAAGATGCACAAAAAGTTCTGAAGTGTATGTTCTGTGGTGACTCTTTTGATTCCCTTCAAGATCTGAGTGTTCATatgataaaaacaaaacattacCAAAAAGTGCCTTTGAAGGAGCCGGTACCAACCATTTCTTCAAAAATGGTCACTCCAGCCAAGAAACGTGTGTTTGATGTGAACAGGCCTTGCTCCCCTGACTCCACGACAGGGTCTTTCTCAGACACCTTCTCTCCTCAGAAGAACGCAAACCTGCAGCTCTCCTCCAACAACCGCTACGGGTACCAGAACGGGGCCAGCTACACCTGGCAGTTTGAGGCCTGCAAATCCCAGATTTTGAAGTGCATGGAATGTGGAAGCTCCCATGATACCTTGCAGCAGCTCACAACCCACATGATGGTCACTGGCCATTTCTTGAAAGTCACGAGTTCAGCTTCAAAGAAAGGAAAGCAACTTGTTCTGGATCCTTTAGCTGTGGAAAAAATGCAATCGCTGTCTGAAGCACCAGCCAGTGACAGCCCCGTTTCAAAATCAACCAGTAAATCATCTGCAGAATGCATAGGTCCTGCCTCGGAacttaaaaaagaaagtaaaaaagatAAAGCTGATGATGCAAACAAAGATGAGAAAGCAATGAAAACTGAGGAGTACGAAGACACTCTTCAGAAACCCCTGGATCCCACAATGAAATACCAGTACCTCCGAGAAGAAGATTTAGAAGATGGTTCAAAGGGTGGTGGGGACATTTTAAAGTCCTTGGAGAACACTGTCACAACAGCCATCAATAAAGCTCAGAATGGAGCTCCCAGCTGGAGTGCATATCCCAGCATCCACGCAGCTTACCAGCTCTCCGAGGGAGCCAAGCCGTCCTTGCCTGTGGGATCCCAGGTGCTCCAAATCAGGCCAACCATGACCAATAAATTGAGGCCCATAGCGCCCAAGTGGAAGGTGATGCCTCTGGTCCCTATCTCGGCAAACGTGAGCCAGTGCACTCAAGTGAAGAAGGAGGctgaggacaaggaggaggtaCAAAAGGACTATGCTAAGGAGGGTGTCCAGGCTGAGCCGGCCTCGCTCAGCCAGAGCGAGAGGGAACCTCTCCTCAAAGCTGAAGCCTCTGTGGAGCCAAAAAAGACAGAACCGTGTCCCTTGAAAGAAGAAGACAAAATTAAAGAGgacagtgggaaagaaaagccaGTCCTCAAGGAGCCACCAGCAGCTTCTCTCAGCAATGGTTGTGCTGCTGCCAACCATTCCTCGGAGCTGCCCTGTGTGAACCCCCTGAGTGCACTGCAGTCCGTCCTGAACAATCACCTGGGCAAAGCCACTGAGCCCTTACAGCCTCAATCCaactgcagccccagctctagCACAATTTCCATGTTCCACAAACCCAATCTAAACATGATGGAGAAGCCAGTTTTATCTCCCGCTCCAACCCCACCAAAGCCTGCAAGTGTATCCAGGCACTATTTGTTTGAAAACAACGATCAGCCTATTGACTTGACCAAATCCAAAGGCAAGAAAGCTGAGTCAGCTCAAGCACAATCTTGTACTTCTCCACCTCAAAAGCACGCTCTGTCTGACATCGCTGACATGGTCAAAGTTCTTCCCAAAGCTACCACACCAAAACCTGCTGCATCCTCAAGGATACCGTCCATGAAGTTGGAAATAGATGTCCGGCGCTTCGAGGACGTCTCCACGGAAGTCTCCACTCTGCATAAAAGGAAGGGCAGGCAGTCAAACTGGAACCCTCAGCATCTGCTCATTTTGCAAGCTCAGTTTGCTTCCAGCCTCTTCCAGACATCTGAAGGTAAATATTTATTATCAGATCTAGGCCCACAAGAGCGCATGCAGATTTCCAAATTCACTGGACTGTCGATGACCACCATCAGCCACTGGTTGGCAAATGTCAAGTATCAACTTAGGAAAACCGGAGGAACAAAGTTTTTGAAAAACATGGACAAAGGACATCCAGTCTTTTATTGCAGCGACTGTGCATCTCAGTTCCGAACCCCCTCTACTTACATTAGCCACTTAGAATCCCACCTAGGTTTCCAAATGAAAGACATGAACAGGCTGGCTGTGGAGCAGCAAACCAAGGTAGAGCAAGAAATCTCCAGAGTTTCAGTTCAAAGATCTCCTGAAACAATAGCTGGAGAAGAGGACACAGACTCTAAGTTCAAATGTAAGTTGTGCTGTCGGACATTTGCGAGCAAACATGCAGTAAAACTTCATCTAAGCAAAACACACAGCAAGTCACCAGAACACCATTCACAATTTGTAGCAGAAGTGGATGAAGAATAA
- the TSHZ2 gene encoding teashirt homolog 2 isoform X3, whose product MAVPTGEWKSSGSTWTGYVQEEDLKEEEDIKEEEEDDDDNNSTAQLQSSNDTGTDEEHEVGPEQKGNFSFQNSPVSHISNQDVENESLLSDGSDHVADIKNICSREPQDPKSSAHPKAQSEAHDCMDKMTAVYANILSDSYWTGLGLGFKLSNSEKRSCDNRNGGNKADFDWHQDALSKSLQQNLPSRPVSKPNLFSSVQLYRQSSKMCGTVFTGASRFRCRQCSAAYDTLVELTVHMNETGHYQDDNHKKDKHRPTSYSKPRKRAFQDMDKEDAQKVLKCMFCGDSFDSLQDLSVHMIKTKHYQKVPLKEPVPTISSKMVTPAKKRVFDVNRPCSPDSTTGSFSDTFSPQKNANLQLSSNNRYGYQNGASYTWQFEACKSQILKCMECGSSHDTLQQLTTHMMVTGHFLKVTSSASKKGKQLVLDPLAVEKMQSLSEAPASDSPVSKSTSKSSAECIGPASELKKESKKDKADDANKDEKAMKTEEYEDTLQKPLDPTMKYQYLREEDLEDGSKGGGDILKSLENTVTTAINKAQNGAPSWSAYPSIHAAYQLSEGAKPSLPVGSQVLQIRPTMTNKLRPIAPKWKVMPLVPISANVSQCTQVKKEAEDKEEVQKDYAKEGVQAEPASLSQSEREPLLKAEASVEPKKTEPCPLKEEDKIKEDSGKEKPVLKEPPAASLSNGCAAANHSSELPCVNPLSALQSVLNNHLGKATEPLQPQSNCSPSSSTISMFHKPNLNMMEKPVLSPAPTPPKPASVSRHYLFENNDQPIDLTKSKGKKAESAQAQSCTSPPQKHALSDIADMVKVLPKATTPKPAASSRIPSMKLEIDVRRFEDVSTEVSTLHKRKGRQSNWNPQHLLILQAQFASSLFQTSEGKYLLSDLGPQERMQISKFTGLSMTTISHWLANVKYQLRKTGGTKFLKNMDKGHPVFYCSDCASQFRTPSTYISHLESHLGFQMKDMNRLAVEQQTKVEQEISRVSVQRSPETIAGEEDTDSKFK is encoded by the coding sequence GTTATGTCCAAGAGGAAGATttaaaggaagaggaagatataaaggaggaggaagaagatgaTGATGACAACAACTCcactgctcagctgcagagcagcaatgaCACTGGCACGGATGAGGAGCACGAAGTGGGTCCTGAGCAGAAAGGGAACTTCAGTTTCCAGAATTCCCCTGTCAGTCACATATCCAACCAGGACGTGGAGAACGAATCACTACTGAGTGACGGTAGTGACCATGTGGCAGATATCAAAAACATCTGCTCCAGGGAGCCCCAGGACCCCAAAAGCAGCGCCCACCCCAAAGCCCAGAGCGAAGCACACGATTGCATGGATAAAATGACAGCAGTCTATGCCAACATCCTGTCGGACTCTTACTGGACAGGCTTGGGGCTGGGTTTCAAGTTGTCCAACTCTGAAAAGAGGAGTTGCGACAACAGGAACGGAGGGAACAAAGCTGATTTCGATTGGCACCAAGACGCACTGTCCAAAAGCTTGCAGCAGAATTTACCTTCCAGGCCTGTCTCCAAGCCCAACCTGTTCAGCTCGGTGCAGCTCTACAGGCAGAGCAGCAAAATGTGCGGGACTGTGTTCACGGGCGCCAGCCGGTTCCGCTGCCGGCAGTGCAGCGCTGCCTATGACACCTTGGTAGAGCTCACGGTCCACATGAACGAGACAGGCCACTACCAGGATGACAACCACAAAAAGGACAAGCACAGACCTACCAGCTACTCCAAGCCCCGGAAAAGGGCGTTCCAGGACATGGACAAGGAAGATGCACAAAAAGTTCTGAAGTGTATGTTCTGTGGTGACTCTTTTGATTCCCTTCAAGATCTGAGTGTTCATatgataaaaacaaaacattacCAAAAAGTGCCTTTGAAGGAGCCGGTACCAACCATTTCTTCAAAAATGGTCACTCCAGCCAAGAAACGTGTGTTTGATGTGAACAGGCCTTGCTCCCCTGACTCCACGACAGGGTCTTTCTCAGACACCTTCTCTCCTCAGAAGAACGCAAACCTGCAGCTCTCCTCCAACAACCGCTACGGGTACCAGAACGGGGCCAGCTACACCTGGCAGTTTGAGGCCTGCAAATCCCAGATTTTGAAGTGCATGGAATGTGGAAGCTCCCATGATACCTTGCAGCAGCTCACAACCCACATGATGGTCACTGGCCATTTCTTGAAAGTCACGAGTTCAGCTTCAAAGAAAGGAAAGCAACTTGTTCTGGATCCTTTAGCTGTGGAAAAAATGCAATCGCTGTCTGAAGCACCAGCCAGTGACAGCCCCGTTTCAAAATCAACCAGTAAATCATCTGCAGAATGCATAGGTCCTGCCTCGGAacttaaaaaagaaagtaaaaaagatAAAGCTGATGATGCAAACAAAGATGAGAAAGCAATGAAAACTGAGGAGTACGAAGACACTCTTCAGAAACCCCTGGATCCCACAATGAAATACCAGTACCTCCGAGAAGAAGATTTAGAAGATGGTTCAAAGGGTGGTGGGGACATTTTAAAGTCCTTGGAGAACACTGTCACAACAGCCATCAATAAAGCTCAGAATGGAGCTCCCAGCTGGAGTGCATATCCCAGCATCCACGCAGCTTACCAGCTCTCCGAGGGAGCCAAGCCGTCCTTGCCTGTGGGATCCCAGGTGCTCCAAATCAGGCCAACCATGACCAATAAATTGAGGCCCATAGCGCCCAAGTGGAAGGTGATGCCTCTGGTCCCTATCTCGGCAAACGTGAGCCAGTGCACTCAAGTGAAGAAGGAGGctgaggacaaggaggaggtaCAAAAGGACTATGCTAAGGAGGGTGTCCAGGCTGAGCCGGCCTCGCTCAGCCAGAGCGAGAGGGAACCTCTCCTCAAAGCTGAAGCCTCTGTGGAGCCAAAAAAGACAGAACCGTGTCCCTTGAAAGAAGAAGACAAAATTAAAGAGgacagtgggaaagaaaagccaGTCCTCAAGGAGCCACCAGCAGCTTCTCTCAGCAATGGTTGTGCTGCTGCCAACCATTCCTCGGAGCTGCCCTGTGTGAACCCCCTGAGTGCACTGCAGTCCGTCCTGAACAATCACCTGGGCAAAGCCACTGAGCCCTTACAGCCTCAATCCaactgcagccccagctctagCACAATTTCCATGTTCCACAAACCCAATCTAAACATGATGGAGAAGCCAGTTTTATCTCCCGCTCCAACCCCACCAAAGCCTGCAAGTGTATCCAGGCACTATTTGTTTGAAAACAACGATCAGCCTATTGACTTGACCAAATCCAAAGGCAAGAAAGCTGAGTCAGCTCAAGCACAATCTTGTACTTCTCCACCTCAAAAGCACGCTCTGTCTGACATCGCTGACATGGTCAAAGTTCTTCCCAAAGCTACCACACCAAAACCTGCTGCATCCTCAAGGATACCGTCCATGAAGTTGGAAATAGATGTCCGGCGCTTCGAGGACGTCTCCACGGAAGTCTCCACTCTGCATAAAAGGAAGGGCAGGCAGTCAAACTGGAACCCTCAGCATCTGCTCATTTTGCAAGCTCAGTTTGCTTCCAGCCTCTTCCAGACATCTGAAGGTAAATATTTATTATCAGATCTAGGCCCACAAGAGCGCATGCAGATTTCCAAATTCACTGGACTGTCGATGACCACCATCAGCCACTGGTTGGCAAATGTCAAGTATCAACTTAGGAAAACCGGAGGAACAAAGTTTTTGAAAAACATGGACAAAGGACATCCAGTCTTTTATTGCAGCGACTGTGCATCTCAGTTCCGAACCCCCTCTACTTACATTAGCCACTTAGAATCCCACCTAGGTTTCCAAATGAAAGACATGAACAGGCTGGCTGTGGAGCAGCAAACCAAGGTAGAGCAAGAAATCTCCAGAGTTTCAGTTCAAAGATCTCCTGAAACAATAGCTGGAGAAGAGGACACAGACTCTAAGTTCAAAT
- the TSHZ2 gene encoding teashirt homolog 2 isoform X2: MPRRKQQAPKRAAGYVQEEDLKEEEDIKEEEEDDDDNNSTAQLQSSNDTGTDEEHEVGPEQKGNFSFQNSPVSHISNQDVENESLLSDGSDHVADIKNICSREPQDPKSSAHPKAQSEAHDCMDKMTAVYANILSDSYWTGLGLGFKLSNSEKRSCDNRNGGNKADFDWHQDALSKSLQQNLPSRPVSKPNLFSSVQLYRQSSKMCGTVFTGASRFRCRQCSAAYDTLVELTVHMNETGHYQDDNHKKDKHRPTSYSKPRKRAFQDMDKEDAQKVLKCMFCGDSFDSLQDLSVHMIKTKHYQKVPLKEPVPTISSKMVTPAKKRVFDVNRPCSPDSTTGSFSDTFSPQKNANLQLSSNNRYGYQNGASYTWQFEACKSQILKCMECGSSHDTLQQLTTHMMVTGHFLKVTSSASKKGKQLVLDPLAVEKMQSLSEAPASDSPVSKSTSKSSAECIGPASELKKESKKDKADDANKDEKAMKTEEYEDTLQKPLDPTMKYQYLREEDLEDGSKGGGDILKSLENTVTTAINKAQNGAPSWSAYPSIHAAYQLSEGAKPSLPVGSQVLQIRPTMTNKLRPIAPKWKVMPLVPISANVSQCTQVKKEAEDKEEVQKDYAKEGVQAEPASLSQSEREPLLKAEASVEPKKTEPCPLKEEDKIKEDSGKEKPVLKEPPAASLSNGCAAANHSSELPCVNPLSALQSVLNNHLGKATEPLQPQSNCSPSSSTISMFHKPNLNMMEKPVLSPAPTPPKPASVSRHYLFENNDQPIDLTKSKGKKAESAQAQSCTSPPQKHALSDIADMVKVLPKATTPKPAASSRIPSMKLEIDVRRFEDVSTEVSTLHKRKGRQSNWNPQHLLILQAQFASSLFQTSEGKYLLSDLGPQERMQISKFTGLSMTTISHWLANVKYQLRKTGGTKFLKNMDKGHPVFYCSDCASQFRTPSTYISHLESHLGFQMKDMNRLAVEQQTKVEQEISRVSVQRSPETIAGEEDTDSKFKCKLCCRTFASKHAVKLHLSKTHSKSPEHHSQFVAEVDEE; the protein is encoded by the coding sequence GTTATGTCCAAGAGGAAGATttaaaggaagaggaagatataaaggaggaggaagaagatgaTGATGACAACAACTCcactgctcagctgcagagcagcaatgaCACTGGCACGGATGAGGAGCACGAAGTGGGTCCTGAGCAGAAAGGGAACTTCAGTTTCCAGAATTCCCCTGTCAGTCACATATCCAACCAGGACGTGGAGAACGAATCACTACTGAGTGACGGTAGTGACCATGTGGCAGATATCAAAAACATCTGCTCCAGGGAGCCCCAGGACCCCAAAAGCAGCGCCCACCCCAAAGCCCAGAGCGAAGCACACGATTGCATGGATAAAATGACAGCAGTCTATGCCAACATCCTGTCGGACTCTTACTGGACAGGCTTGGGGCTGGGTTTCAAGTTGTCCAACTCTGAAAAGAGGAGTTGCGACAACAGGAACGGAGGGAACAAAGCTGATTTCGATTGGCACCAAGACGCACTGTCCAAAAGCTTGCAGCAGAATTTACCTTCCAGGCCTGTCTCCAAGCCCAACCTGTTCAGCTCGGTGCAGCTCTACAGGCAGAGCAGCAAAATGTGCGGGACTGTGTTCACGGGCGCCAGCCGGTTCCGCTGCCGGCAGTGCAGCGCTGCCTATGACACCTTGGTAGAGCTCACGGTCCACATGAACGAGACAGGCCACTACCAGGATGACAACCACAAAAAGGACAAGCACAGACCTACCAGCTACTCCAAGCCCCGGAAAAGGGCGTTCCAGGACATGGACAAGGAAGATGCACAAAAAGTTCTGAAGTGTATGTTCTGTGGTGACTCTTTTGATTCCCTTCAAGATCTGAGTGTTCATatgataaaaacaaaacattacCAAAAAGTGCCTTTGAAGGAGCCGGTACCAACCATTTCTTCAAAAATGGTCACTCCAGCCAAGAAACGTGTGTTTGATGTGAACAGGCCTTGCTCCCCTGACTCCACGACAGGGTCTTTCTCAGACACCTTCTCTCCTCAGAAGAACGCAAACCTGCAGCTCTCCTCCAACAACCGCTACGGGTACCAGAACGGGGCCAGCTACACCTGGCAGTTTGAGGCCTGCAAATCCCAGATTTTGAAGTGCATGGAATGTGGAAGCTCCCATGATACCTTGCAGCAGCTCACAACCCACATGATGGTCACTGGCCATTTCTTGAAAGTCACGAGTTCAGCTTCAAAGAAAGGAAAGCAACTTGTTCTGGATCCTTTAGCTGTGGAAAAAATGCAATCGCTGTCTGAAGCACCAGCCAGTGACAGCCCCGTTTCAAAATCAACCAGTAAATCATCTGCAGAATGCATAGGTCCTGCCTCGGAacttaaaaaagaaagtaaaaaagatAAAGCTGATGATGCAAACAAAGATGAGAAAGCAATGAAAACTGAGGAGTACGAAGACACTCTTCAGAAACCCCTGGATCCCACAATGAAATACCAGTACCTCCGAGAAGAAGATTTAGAAGATGGTTCAAAGGGTGGTGGGGACATTTTAAAGTCCTTGGAGAACACTGTCACAACAGCCATCAATAAAGCTCAGAATGGAGCTCCCAGCTGGAGTGCATATCCCAGCATCCACGCAGCTTACCAGCTCTCCGAGGGAGCCAAGCCGTCCTTGCCTGTGGGATCCCAGGTGCTCCAAATCAGGCCAACCATGACCAATAAATTGAGGCCCATAGCGCCCAAGTGGAAGGTGATGCCTCTGGTCCCTATCTCGGCAAACGTGAGCCAGTGCACTCAAGTGAAGAAGGAGGctgaggacaaggaggaggtaCAAAAGGACTATGCTAAGGAGGGTGTCCAGGCTGAGCCGGCCTCGCTCAGCCAGAGCGAGAGGGAACCTCTCCTCAAAGCTGAAGCCTCTGTGGAGCCAAAAAAGACAGAACCGTGTCCCTTGAAAGAAGAAGACAAAATTAAAGAGgacagtgggaaagaaaagccaGTCCTCAAGGAGCCACCAGCAGCTTCTCTCAGCAATGGTTGTGCTGCTGCCAACCATTCCTCGGAGCTGCCCTGTGTGAACCCCCTGAGTGCACTGCAGTCCGTCCTGAACAATCACCTGGGCAAAGCCACTGAGCCCTTACAGCCTCAATCCaactgcagccccagctctagCACAATTTCCATGTTCCACAAACCCAATCTAAACATGATGGAGAAGCCAGTTTTATCTCCCGCTCCAACCCCACCAAAGCCTGCAAGTGTATCCAGGCACTATTTGTTTGAAAACAACGATCAGCCTATTGACTTGACCAAATCCAAAGGCAAGAAAGCTGAGTCAGCTCAAGCACAATCTTGTACTTCTCCACCTCAAAAGCACGCTCTGTCTGACATCGCTGACATGGTCAAAGTTCTTCCCAAAGCTACCACACCAAAACCTGCTGCATCCTCAAGGATACCGTCCATGAAGTTGGAAATAGATGTCCGGCGCTTCGAGGACGTCTCCACGGAAGTCTCCACTCTGCATAAAAGGAAGGGCAGGCAGTCAAACTGGAACCCTCAGCATCTGCTCATTTTGCAAGCTCAGTTTGCTTCCAGCCTCTTCCAGACATCTGAAGGTAAATATTTATTATCAGATCTAGGCCCACAAGAGCGCATGCAGATTTCCAAATTCACTGGACTGTCGATGACCACCATCAGCCACTGGTTGGCAAATGTCAAGTATCAACTTAGGAAAACCGGAGGAACAAAGTTTTTGAAAAACATGGACAAAGGACATCCAGTCTTTTATTGCAGCGACTGTGCATCTCAGTTCCGAACCCCCTCTACTTACATTAGCCACTTAGAATCCCACCTAGGTTTCCAAATGAAAGACATGAACAGGCTGGCTGTGGAGCAGCAAACCAAGGTAGAGCAAGAAATCTCCAGAGTTTCAGTTCAAAGATCTCCTGAAACAATAGCTGGAGAAGAGGACACAGACTCTAAGTTCAAATGTAAGTTGTGCTGTCGGACATTTGCGAGCAAACATGCAGTAAAACTTCATCTAAGCAAAACACACAGCAAGTCACCAGAACACCATTCACAATTTGTAGCAGAAGTGGATGAAGAATAA